GGAAACGAAGACCGTCAACCTGACCCGCGCCCACCTCGAGGAAGACGCCGGCAAATCGCTGCACGAAGATTACGCCGGCATGAGCGGCATCGACCTGAATCGCGCCGGCACGCCGCTGCTCGAGATCGTGTCCGAGCCCGAGATGCGCAGCGCCGCCGAGGCGGTGGCCTATGCCAAGGCCCTGCACTCGCTGGTGATGTGGCTGGGCGTCTGCGACGGCAATATGCAGGAGGGTTCGTTCCGCTGCGACGTCAACGTCTCGGTGCGTCCGATCGGCCAGAAGGAATTCGGCACCCGCTGCGAGATCAAGAACCTGAACTCGTTCCGCTTCATGGAAGAAGCGATCCACTACGAGGTGCGGCGCCAGATCGAGCTGATCGAGGATGGCGGCAAGGTGGTGCAGGCGACGCGCCTGTGGGACCCGGACCGTAAAGAGACGCGTTCGATGCGCACCAAGGAAGACGCGCAGGATTACCGCTACTTCCCCGACCCCGACCTGCCACCGCTGGTGATCGGCCAGGACTGGATCGACCGCGTGAAGGCCGAGATGCCCGAACTGCCGGGCGCGATGCGCACCCGCTTCACCAGCGACTACGGCCTGCCGGAGTACGACGCCCTGGTCCTGACCGCATCGCAATCGATGGCGACCTATTACGAAGCCGTGGTCGCAAAAGCCGGCAAGGAAAACGCCAAAGCCGCCGCCAACTGGATGATGGGCGACGTCTCGTCGACCCTGAACCGCGAAGGCGTCGACCTGGCGGAATCCCCGGTGAGCGCCGCGCAGCTGGCGTTGCTCTTGACGCGCATCGCCGACGGCACGATCTCGAACAAGGCCGCAAAAGAAGTCTTCGCCGCCATGTGGGAAGCCAGATCGGACGACGAAGCGCTGGCCGACACGGTCATCGACCAGAAAGGCCTGAAGCAGATCTCGGACACTGGCGCCCTGGAAGCGATCGTCGACGAAGTCCTGGCCGCCAACGCCAAATCCGTCGAACAATACCGCGCCGGCAAAGAAGCCGCCATTAACGCCCTGATCGGCCAAACGATGAAAGCCTCGAAAGGCAAGGCCAACCCAGCCCAGGTCACCGAACTGCTAAAACAAAAACTCGCCGGCTAAAACCCTAGCCAATCCCGAATGAGGGTCAGAGTAGAATTATTGAGCAATTTCCCACAATTGCCGATAATTCGACTCTGACCCTCACTCTATTTACAGCCAAGAAATTTCTCGAACCACGCGCTCCGTCCCCACTTAATAGGCAAATAAGAGAATTGCCTAATAATTCTACTCTGACCCTACGTAATAAGACGCGCGAAAATTCGCTTTAGCCAACAATATATAGGCGCGATCTTCAAGCCAGCACAGAACTTCTACTGCTTTTCACCTTAGGAAATTAAACCACTTCCGCCGAGCAAACAAATAAATAGGGTCAGAGTTGAATTGTTTGGCAACTTTAGAAAATTTCCCAATAAATCGACTCTGACCCTAATTAATTTGCAAGACTTTCCGCAAATCTAAATTAGGGTCAGAGTCGAATTGTTTGACAACTTTGAGGAATTGCCCAACAAATCGACTCTGACCCTAATTAATTTGCAAGACTTTCCGCAAATCTAAATGAGGGTCAGAGTCGAATTGTTTGACAACTTTGAGGAATTGCCCAACAAATCTACTCTGACCCTAATTGATGGGCTATTGATTTAGGTGCCGTAGCGGGTGCGGTAGGCGGCGACGGCGTCCTTGTGCTGGGACAGGCTGGCGTCCTGGGTGTGGGTGTCGAGGTAGGTGAAGAGGTCGTCGAGGTTGGCGATCGAGATGACCGGGATGTTGAATTCGCGCGAGACTTCTTGTACGGCGGACAGTTCGGACAGGGCGTCGTCTTTTCCCGAGCGCTCCATGCGGTCCAGGGCGATCAATACCGCGGCCGGCTCGGCGCCGGCGGCGCGGATCATTGTCACCGATTCGCGCACCGACGTGCCGGCCGAGATGACGTCGTCGATGATCACGACCTTGCCCTGCAGTTTCGCGCCGACGATGGTGCCGCCCTCGCCGTGGTCCTTCGCTTCCTTGCGGTTGTAGGCGAACGAGGTGTCGCGGCCCTTCGCCGCCAGGGCGACGGCGGTGGCGCTGGCCAGGGTGATGCCTTTGTAGGCGGGGCCGAACAGCATGTCGAACGCGACGCCGGAGTCGAGCAGGGTCTGGGCGTAGAACTGGGCCAGCTTGCCCAGCGTGGCGCCGTCGTGGAACAGGCCGGCGTTGAAGAAGTACGGCGACAGGCGGCCGGCCTTGGTCGTGAATTGGCCGAACTTCAATACCTCGGCCTCGACCGAAAATCCGATGAATTGCTGGCGCAGGTCGCTCTGTTGTTCACTCATGTACTTCTCCCACTGAATGTCGAAAGCGGCTATTTTAATCCGTCGGGGCCGCGGCGGCGACTACCCGCGCGGCCTCGCCCGGGTCGACCGGCTTGACCAGGTGGCGCTCGAAGCCGGCCGCGCTGCTGCGCGCATGGTCGGCCGCCAGGCCGTAGCCGCTCAGCGCGACCAGGCGGCAGCCCCGCCCGCCCGGCAGCGCGCGGATGCGCGCGGCGAGCTGGTAGCCGTCCAGCACCGGCAGGCCGATGTCGAGCAGCGCGACGGTCGGATGGAAGCGATCGACTGCTGCCAGTGCGCTCACCGGGTCGTGATAGACCTCGACCGCATGGCCGTGCGCGCGCAGCAGTCGGCCCAGCGTATCGGCGCCGTCGACGTTGTCGTCCACCAGCAGCACGCGCTGCGGCGCGCCAAGCGGTTCCGCCGCCGGCATCGACCCGAATAACGCCTGCATGGCGATGGCGCTGCGCAGCGGCAGGCGCACCACGAATTCGCTGCCCAGGCCACGGCCCTCGCTATGCGCCTGGACGCTGCCGCCATGCAGTTCGACGATGTTCTTCACCAGCGCCAGCCCGATCCCGAGCCCGCCTTCCGAGCGGTCGATGCTGCGCTTGCCCTGGTAGAACAGCTCGAACACCTGGTCGCGCACCTCCGGCGCGAGGCCGATGCCGGTGTCGCGCACGCTGATCTCCACCGCATCCGGGCCATCGCGCCGCACGCGCAGCCACAGCCGGCCACCCGGCTCGGTGTAGCGCGCCGCATTGGTCAGCAGGTTGGACACCACCTGCGCCAGGCGCACCGGATCGCCCTCCCACTCCAGGCCGGGCTCCACGTCGACCTCCAGGCGGTGGCCGCGCTGCTCGACCAGCAGGCTCGCCATCTCGACCGCCTTGCCGGTCACCCGCGCCAGCTCGACCCGCTCGACCTTGAGCTCGATCTTGCCGCGCGTGACGCGCGACACGTCGAGCAGGTCGTCCACCAGCCGCACCAGGTGATCCACCTGGCGCTGGATGATCTCGCCCTCGCGGCTGTGCGCGCCGTCGCCGCGCATGCGCATCAGCTGCAGCGCGGTGACGATCGGCGACAGCGGATTGCGCAACTCGTGCCCCAGCATCGCCAGGAACTCGTCCTTGGCCTGGCTGGCCGCCCGCAGGTCGACCAGCAACTGCTCGCGCTCGCGGTGGGCGCGCTCGATCGCCTGCCGGCTGCGCACATGTTCGGTGACCTCGACCGCGACCGCGATCACGCCTTCGGGCCGGCCATCGGCCCCCATCAACGGCTCCAGGCTGAACTTGAAATAGCGCTCGCAAGGCTGGCCCTGGGCGTCGAGCCGGGACAGGACCAGTTCTTCGGCCTCGTAGCGCGTACCGGTCGCGAAGACGCGCGCGATCTCCTCCGCCACGCTGCCGCCATGCAGGTCGGGAAAGGCCTCGCCGAAGGTGCGGCCGACCAGGTCGCTGCAGTCGAACAGTTCGCAATAGCGGTTGTTAACGAGGTGGAAGCGCAGCTCCGGCCCCACCAGCAGGGCCGCCGCCACCGGCGCGTTGAGCAGCATCGCATCGCGCTGGGCCAGCGCCACGTCGCGCTGCTGGCGCTCGGTGGCGTCGCGCGTGAAGCAGCGGGTATGGCGCAGCCGGCCATCCTCGAAATGCCCGTTCGAGTGGATCAGCACGTGCTTGATCGAGCCGTCCTTGCAGCGCAGCCGCGCCGGCTGGTCGTACAGCGTCCCGCCCGACAGCAGGGTCGCCAGGATGTAGTCGATGGTGGCCGGATCCTCATGGAATTCGGCGATGTGGCGCCCGACGTATTCGTCCCACTCATAGCCGAGCATCTGCAGTTCGGCGCGGTTGGCCCACAGGATGGTGCCGTCCGGCCCGACGCGGTGCAGCCCTTCGACCGCGTTCTCCACGAAGTCGGTCAGCTCGGCGGTCGAGGCATCATGCGAACAGGCGCCGGAAGCGACGATGTCCGCGAGGAGCGGTTTGTCAATGTTCATGGAGTAGGAAGAATGACATCGACGCGCAACGATCGCGCGCGGCCAGTCGTGAAGGGAATGCCCAGTGTAACAGATCGTTGCCTAGCTTCACCTTCCCTACGGCATTTACGCAACAGTCGGCAGGCATGACGGACGGTTCAAAAACGCGCTACACTGTCCCGCTTGTTGCCGGAAGTCCATGACTCCGGCCCATCCATTACCCGTACCGCCATCATCATGCCACGAATTATTTCCGCCAACCTGAACGGCATCCGTTCCGCCCACAAGAAAGGCTTCTTCGAGTGGCTCGCCACGCAAGACGCCGACTATATCTGCGTCCAGGAGCTCAAGGCCCAGGAAGCCGACATGAGCGAGGACTTCCTGCGCCCGCACGGCTACCACGGCCATTTCCACTACGCCGAGAAGAAGGGCTACTCGGGTACCGGCATCTACAGCCGCGGCGCCCCGGACAAGCACCGCATCGGCTTCGGCTGCGTCGAATTCGACGCCGAAGGCCGCTACACGCGCTGCGATTTCGGCGACCTGACCGTGATCTCGCTGTATGCGCCGTCCGGTTCCTCGTCGCCCGAGCGCCAGCTGGCCAAGTTCCGCTTCATGGAAGTGTTCCTGCCGCACCTGCAGGAGCTGCAGGCCGAGGGCCGCGAGATCGTGATCTGCGGCGACTGGAACATCGCCCATAAAGAGATCGACCTCAAGAACTGGAAAGGCAACCTGAAGAACTCGGGCTTCCTGCCGGAAGAACGCGCCTGGATGACGCGCATCTTCGACGAACTGGGCCTGGTCGACGTGCACCGCGGCCTGGATCCGCGTCCCGAGCAGTACACCTGGTGGAGCAACCGCGGCCAGGCCTATGCCAAGAACGTGGGCTGGCGCATCGACTACCACGTCGCCACCCCGGGCATTGCCAAATGCGCGAAAACGGTCTCGGTCTACAAGGACGTCAAGTTCTCCGACCACGCGCCCTTGATCATCGACTACGAGCGCTGATCGTCCGCATCAAGGCCAGTCGAGCGTGAACTGGCTGTCGAAGCTGCGCGGCTGGCCGCTCAAGGGATCGTCGAACGCGATCGAGCGCGCCAGCAGCTGCAGCGGCGCGCTGAAGTCATCTCCCTTGCACGGCAGCGCCACCGGATAGAAGGCATCGTTCACGATCGGCGCGCCGAGCGACGACAGGTGCAGCCGCAGCTGGTGCTTGCGTCCCGTATGCGGATGCAGGCGATACCGCGCGAGCAGCCCGCGCTGCTCGATCAACTCGACCAGTGTCTCCGAATTCGGCTCGCCCTCCACCTCTTCGCTCACAAAAAACTGCTCGGCATCCTGCATGCGGCTGCTGTAGGTAAAGGGGAAGTCGCGCCCCGGCATGACCGGCGCCAGCGCCTCGTAGGTCTTCCTCACCACCCGTTTCTGGAACATCGACTGGTACGCCCCGCGCGAGTCGGGATTGTGCGAGAAGATCACCACGCCCGCCGTCTCGCGGTCGAGGCGGTGGATCGGCACCAGGTGCGGCAGATCGTGCGCGCGCTTCAGGCGCACCAGCAGCGTCTCCTTCAGAAAACGCCCGGTCGGGATGGTCGGCAAAAAATGCGGCTTGTCGGCCACCAGGATGTGCTCATCCTGGAACAGCACTTGTTCGTGGAACGGGATCGGCGTCTCGGGCGCTTCCAGCTCGCGGTAATACCAGATGCGCATGCCCTGCCGCACATGGCTGTCGGGGCCCAGGGCAGCGCCTTTGGCATCGACGATTTCGCCACGCGCCAGGCGCGCCGCCCAGGCCTCGCGGCTCACGTCCGGAAACCGCTCGCAGAGAAAACGCAGCATGCCGCCGGCGCGGGTCTCGGTCAGCCACAGGTAGCTGGGCGCGACGCCGTCGCGGGTCGGCAGCGGCACGTGGGCATTGGCTTCGGCCTGCCGGCCCTTGACGACGACACGGCCCATCAATGCATCATTTCAGGGCCGCGCTTTTATAGGCCGGCAGCTTGGCGACGGTCGTGTTCTTGGCGCGC
This portion of the Telluria beijingensis genome encodes:
- the pyrE gene encoding orotate phosphoribosyltransferase, whose product is MSEQQSDLRQQFIGFSVEAEVLKFGQFTTKAGRLSPYFFNAGLFHDGATLGKLAQFYAQTLLDSGVAFDMLFGPAYKGITLASATAVALAAKGRDTSFAYNRKEAKDHGEGGTIVGAKLQGKVVIIDDVISAGTSVRESVTMIRAAGAEPAAVLIALDRMERSGKDDALSELSAVQEVSREFNIPVISIANLDDLFTYLDTHTQDASLSQHKDAVAAYRTRYGT
- a CDS encoding exodeoxyribonuclease III, yielding MPRIISANLNGIRSAHKKGFFEWLATQDADYICVQELKAQEADMSEDFLRPHGYHGHFHYAEKKGYSGTGIYSRGAPDKHRIGFGCVEFDAEGRYTRCDFGDLTVISLYAPSGSSSPERQLAKFRFMEVFLPHLQELQAEGREIVICGDWNIAHKEIDLKNWKGNLKNSGFLPEERAWMTRIFDELGLVDVHRGLDPRPEQYTWWSNRGQAYAKNVGWRIDYHVATPGIAKCAKTVSVYKDVKFSDHAPLIIDYER
- a CDS encoding pseudouridine synthase; its protein translation is MGRVVVKGRQAEANAHVPLPTRDGVAPSYLWLTETRAGGMLRFLCERFPDVSREAWAARLARGEIVDAKGAALGPDSHVRQGMRIWYYRELEAPETPIPFHEQVLFQDEHILVADKPHFLPTIPTGRFLKETLLVRLKRAHDLPHLVPIHRLDRETAGVVIFSHNPDSRGAYQSMFQKRVVRKTYEALAPVMPGRDFPFTYSSRMQDAEQFFVSEEVEGEPNSETLVELIEQRGLLARYRLHPHTGRKHQLRLHLSSLGAPIVNDAFYPVALPCKGDDFSAPLQLLARSIAFDDPLSGQPRSFDSQFTLDWP
- the gatB gene encoding Asp-tRNA(Asn)/Glu-tRNA(Gln) amidotransferase subunit GatB, whose product is MERNTMQWEVVIGLENHVQLTTQSKIFSGSSIRFGAEPNTQASPVDLALPGVLPVLNRGAVERAIRFGLAVGAKIAPQSVFARKNYFYPDLPKGYQISQFEDPVVQGGTVSFAYEKDGKLETKTVNLTRAHLEEDAGKSLHEDYAGMSGIDLNRAGTPLLEIVSEPEMRSAAEAVAYAKALHSLVMWLGVCDGNMQEGSFRCDVNVSVRPIGQKEFGTRCEIKNLNSFRFMEEAIHYEVRRQIELIEDGGKVVQATRLWDPDRKETRSMRTKEDAQDYRYFPDPDLPPLVIGQDWIDRVKAEMPELPGAMRTRFTSDYGLPEYDALVLTASQSMATYYEAVVAKAGKENAKAAANWMMGDVSSTLNREGVDLAESPVSAAQLALLLTRIADGTISNKAAKEVFAAMWEARSDDEALADTVIDQKGLKQISDTGALEAIVDEVLAANAKSVEQYRAGKEAAINALIGQTMKASKGKANPAQVTELLKQKLAG
- a CDS encoding hybrid sensor histidine kinase/response regulator, which produces MNIDKPLLADIVASGACSHDASTAELTDFVENAVEGLHRVGPDGTILWANRAELQMLGYEWDEYVGRHIAEFHEDPATIDYILATLLSGGTLYDQPARLRCKDGSIKHVLIHSNGHFEDGRLRHTRCFTRDATERQQRDVALAQRDAMLLNAPVAAALLVGPELRFHLVNNRYCELFDCSDLVGRTFGEAFPDLHGGSVAEEIARVFATGTRYEAEELVLSRLDAQGQPCERYFKFSLEPLMGADGRPEGVIAVAVEVTEHVRSRQAIERAHREREQLLVDLRAASQAKDEFLAMLGHELRNPLSPIVTALQLMRMRGDGAHSREGEIIQRQVDHLVRLVDDLLDVSRVTRGKIELKVERVELARVTGKAVEMASLLVEQRGHRLEVDVEPGLEWEGDPVRLAQVVSNLLTNAARYTEPGGRLWLRVRRDGPDAVEISVRDTGIGLAPEVRDQVFELFYQGKRSIDRSEGGLGIGLALVKNIVELHGGSVQAHSEGRGLGSEFVVRLPLRSAIAMQALFGSMPAAEPLGAPQRVLLVDDNVDGADTLGRLLRAHGHAVEVYHDPVSALAAVDRFHPTVALLDIGLPVLDGYQLAARIRALPGGRGCRLVALSGYGLAADHARSSAAGFERHLVKPVDPGEAARVVAAAAPTD